The Methanolacinia paynteri genomic sequence ATCTCTATGGCGGATGCAGAGGGCCTGATCAGGAAAGAGGGAGACTATTATTCGATACCTGAGGAGTTTTCAAAAATAGACATACCTCTCGGCTATAAACCGTCGTCCGAGATATTTGAAAAAAAGGACCCTGTCGAATCCCTTGCCGCCGCCATTGCGGAAAAGAACGGGATCGAGATAAATGCAGTAATCTCGGAGATGAATGTACTCATGGAGGATGAGTTCGACGGCAACCTCCTTCCCGAGGCTGCGATAGTCATACTTGCAAGAGAATACGGGGTCGGCTTTGAAGAATATCTTGATGAATTGAAGAAAAGTATTGGGAAAATAGATTAATCTTTTTTACTCCGCAGCTTCTGCGGGCTGTTCTTCGGGCTCGAAGTAGGACTTGAGATCCTTTGAACCGTATTCAACGACCTTTGCATTGATCTGGACGAAGTCTCCGGTGATCTCGGATGCCCTGATGGTCTTTCTCATGCGCTGACCGTCGTATGTGGGGTGGAACCCTGTACTCTCGGAGAGAAGGAGTCTTCTTTTGCCTGCACCGGGAAGATCCTTTCTTGCCGGAATTCCTGTTCTGTCTGTTGCGCCGGTGATCTCGATCGAGTAGCCCTCGAAACCGAGAAGGTCTCCCTTTATTACGTCGCCAACGCTCTTACCCATTAATGATCCTGCCATCCCGCCGGTAGCCTCGATATTGTAAGCCATGCCGTTTTTGGGGTCGGACAATACTACTTTGAAATCTGCCATTGTGAATCTCCAATATTTAGGTCTTTATAATTTTGAGCTGTAACCTTAAAAAAACTACTTACCCCAGAAGGGTTCGTCCTTTCTTTTCATGGAGGTGAATTCCTCCAAAACTTCTTTCATTCCGGGGTCCAGCCGTCCAAGCATCTCTTTTTCGATTACCTTTACGTGGTTTTCCGGAATGTCGACAAAGAGCTGGTCGCCGACATCGATCTGCCTTCCAACTGTTGGCCCTTCAATCGATATCGCCACCTCCTTACCTTCTCCTGCTTCGGCTATGTTGTCCTGCCCGGACTTTATCTGTTTGATCCTGCCGACCTTTCTTCCGTCGAGGTGAACAAGGTTGATTCCGCTCTGGAGTTTGCCGCCGAGTACGCGAACGCCGACAACTGCCGGGTTGCTCTGCCTGAATATGCAATCGGGGAGAAGGATGATCTTTGCAGGCATTATCAGCTTTTCAAATGTCTGTTTCTCGATCTCGCGACGGGTGTTCTCCTCCCACTCGAGATAGTCGTCGATGAGGTGGTATATAACTCCGCCCTGGAAGACCTTCACGTGCTTCATTGAGTTGTCGAGCAGCGTATCTATGGCGTCGGGAAGAAGCTGGGTGTTGAAGGCGAGGAGGATCGAGAGCAGGGGATTTCTGACCGTACCGACCTCTATGATGTCATGCCTGCTGACAGGTCCTACCTCCGCACGCATAATCGGGATGTTATGCTCTTCAAGCTCCTTGGAAAGGGCTTCGAGGGCACCGATGGTGTCTGCCTTGATGTAGATTCCTTCGTCGGAGAGTTTGACCTCTATATCCTCCATCTCGTGGATGATGCTGTCGACGATCTCGTCCCTGTCGCCTTTGATCACTTTTATGGGCGAGCCTGCGACTGCATCGTCGAGATTTGGTGCGGCGACCTTGATTCCCCTTGCTGCGGTTACGGATTTGACCCTCTCGAACTTGTCTTCCGTGAGGATCTCCTGCATCGGGCGGGGCTGGAGAAGGGACCTGACCTTGGTCTCGATTACGCCGTTTGTTCCGCCGACCGCGATCTCGTCGCCGACATTGAGCGTTCCGTCATAGAGGATGACGTCGAGTGTCGTTCCGAGGCCCTTCTCCTCCTTTACTTCGAGGACGGTTCCGATACCGGGGCCTTCGACCGATAAAGAGAGGCCTTCGGTCATGTAACGTTGTGCAAGCCCGATCATGACCATGAGGAGATCGGGGACGCCTTCGCCGGTGACTCCGCTTACGGGAACGATTGCTACATTCTTGGAAAAATCCTTTATCCTGTCGTATCTCTCGCTGTTGATGCCTTCTTCGGAGAGTTTCCCGACTATCTCGTAGGTCTTGTTCTCTATATCGGTCTGGACCCTTTCGTTCTGCGCCTTGTAGCACTTGAGGAAGGGGGCATTTTCGTTTACTCTCCACCCGTGAATCCTGTCGATCTTTGTTGCGGCTACGACGAACGGGGTCTTGAAGTTTTTGAGTATGTGCAGCGCTTCGATAGTCTGCGGCTGGAACCCTTCGTTTATGTCGACGACGAGGATTGCCATGTCGGCCAGCGCTCCGCCTCTTGCCCTGAGGGTGGTGAACGCGTGGTGGCCGGGAGTGTCGATAAAAAGGAGGCCGGGGATATCGAAGTGCATTTTGCCTTCCGTTCCGCTCATCTTTTCAATGGCTTCGAGGGGTATTATTGTCGCACCGATATGCTGTGTGATTGCACCCTCCTCCTTTGCCACGACCGACGATCCCCTGATCTTGTCGAGCAGGGAGGTCTTGCCGTGGTCTACGTGCCCAAGTACGCATGCGATTGGCGTTCTGAGCGAGGAAGATGCGGAACCTGTGTTGGATTTCTTCTGACTCTTTTTCTTTGCCATTGTTCTCTCTCCAAAAAAGCCGCGGGAAGGGATAATTCAGAATCTTATTACCAGACTGTCCTATACTATTAGATACAGATGATTATTATCCTATCTTATAAAGCCCTGCATTTAACCAAATCCAGGACTAAAAGATAATCTTAATCTATAATGTCCATCAAAATAAATAAGCCATTTGCCGGGGTAGGGTAGTGGTTATCCTCAGGGATTGTGGCTCCCTGGACTCGGGTTCAAATCTCGGCCCCGGCCTTTTTGATTATTTTATTTTGCAAGAAGAACTGCTTTTTTTGGATTTTTCATTAAAATTTGTAATTTTAATAGATCACATTATCAACTAGATCAGTTTAAAAAATAATTTATGAAAGTCAATTATAGACGTTTTGATGATAAAGGGCAGGATATTAGTGAAGTAGATCATCTTGACATCAAATATTCTGATTTAATTCATGCGTGTATTACCATTGGCGAACCATCATATGAAGCAGCTAGAAATAAATTCCTCGAAATACCCGAATTTGGATATCACAAAATTTTTGCGATTTTAACATCATTAGATTGCCAAAATGATGAAATAATTCAAAACCCGGCCTGTAATAATTTAGAACAAAGTGAAAAAGTCGTACTATCCTTTTGGACAGGTATGATCTTTGCAAAAATTGTGGCAGAAAGAATTCTTGACGTATCTTGGCCCACACATGTGCGAATGATGCAAAAAGAATGTCCTGAAGACATTGTATTCAATTCTTCCGATTCTAACTTATTACCAGATTTTATTGGAAAGGATAATAATACTGATAATTGGCATATTATTGAAGCCAAAGGTCTTCGAAATAATCCCTTAAAAGAAAAAAGAAAAAAATATAAAGAACAGACTGAGTCCATAGCAACAATAAAAGGTAAAAAGCCAAAAACACGAAACTACTGTATAACCCATCTTCAATCCGCTATTGAAATTGAACTGGTAGATCCTAAAAAAGATCCTGAAGTCATATTAAAGCTAGATTTTGAGCTTAAAAATTTACAGAATTATTACTATAAAAATATAATAACCTTCCTTAAAAAAAATGAAAAAAATAATAGCTCCGATCAAAAATACCCGTTCATATACAAGAAGATTCCATGTCTTTGTTATATTAAAAAAGAGTGCTTCATCGGAATTGTAAAAGGAATATATGAGCAGGTTCTAAGTGAAAAAGTCGTAAAAAATTTACAGATAGAAGATATTCAAATTTTAAAAAATGAACTTGCCGATCATTTTCAACTAAATTCAAAAGAACAAGAAAAAGATTATGAACCAGATATTTCCCTAGGATCTGATGGAATTTTCGTTGTAATTAAATAATTAATAGATGCTAAAAAAATACGAAATTCCATTATTTTTTCTTTAATTCTATCCGATTGTGCTGATTTTTGTTTCTTCTATATTCAACCATTTTTAAATGAAACATAATTGAGGCTATCATAGATGCATACTTTGGACTATGTAGAGAAGATATCGTTTGATACTTCTGGATATATTCTCCAAGGCCACCCTCAATAGGATCATCCCATTTTGCACCTAAGGGGTACCAATCAGATGTTTTAAAGAAATTATCACGAATATCATCAATTAGGATTTTTGGAAATGCTAGCGGAGTCGATCCCCAATCGACGTAATAATGCTGTTCAGTCAGTCTTACATAAATCTGAGATCCGTTTCCACTTAGTGGATGACAGATGAAGGATTCCATAATAAAATGGAAGAGCCTTTTGAATAGATAATAATTTGTGATAATTCATATTGTAGAATTCTCAAAAGATATATTAGATTATAAAATAAGTCAATTAAATAATGCAAAGTGATGATTTTGAATTATACTTATCAAAAGACATCGTCCAAGGAGAAAAAGTTCCTTTTTATATTTTATGGGATTGTAATGATGTTTCAAAAATTGAATTAGATATTGATGGTTTTACTGAAATTAGTGAATTTCATAATGTACGTGATGGTTTTAATTCTGAAAGTAATAAATTAGATATTACTGATTTAAAGACAAAAAATTATTTAGGAGGAATATTGAATACAGTATCTTCTGAAGATCCCTTTCAACCTGCAAATTTAAGAGTTCATTTAGTAAAATCTGACGGTTCTTCTATTATAAATGAAGAAAAACGCATATTATATTCAACTATTTTAGAGATATCAAAAATTCCGGAAATAATACATATACCATTTAATGAAAAACCGATAAATATCCAATTAAAAGGTTCAACAACTGTATTTATAGATATTAATACTGAAGAAGGAAGTGAAGTTAAATTTGAATTACCAAAAGATATTCAAAATGCAATTGAAAAATTTATTTTTTCTTTTATGGAAGGGTTAGAAAAATTAAAAGAATCATATAGTGAATATAGTAAATTTATTGATGTTTTATTAGATGTAATGAAAAAATCAGACAGAGTGTCTGAAAGACAATTTATAGATTATGCTGAGAACGAATTTGAATCCTTTTCTCCAACAGAAGAATTTATAGAAGCATTTTCTTTAGTTATAGATAATGCATTAAGTAATAGTGCAAGCTTGAAGGATTTGTATTTTAGACCTTTGATAGAATATTTTGAAGCATCCGCTACAGATAAAGGATTTTTAAAATCTCCGTTTTTAGGTATAAATTTGCATAAGGGTCGTTTCAAGCTTAAAGGTAGAATTACTTATGAAAATATTCTTGAAAAAGAAGGAATCATAAAAAAGAATCATAATTATGCAGTCCCTTTTGAGACTATTATTGAATGTTCAAATGAAGGGATGGTTAGCTTAAAGGATTTAATTGATATTCAGAGGATTGAAGATGGTTAATTTAAAGGATACAAAAGAACTTCTTGAAATTGCAAAGGAGATTTCAGATTGGCTAAAAGGAGAGAAATATGATTCACTAGAGATCAATTGTATGAGCAATATCGGAACTTATTCTACGACAGTCAATGTTAACAGTGTCTTTTCAAAATGGGCTAATAAGAGTTATCCTGGAGAAAAAAAATTTAGTTCTAACGAAATATATGATATAAAAGCATTCAGTTTAAAACCTATTCCTGGTAAAATTGATGATGCAGTTTCACGGGAAAATGGAATAATCACTTTACATTTAAATAAGTTATTAAATTATGATTTATTTCGTATAGAAGTCCATGTAAAAATGGACCAAGATTTTTTAGATAGTTTAGTAAGAAAGAGATCTTCGCCAGAACCATTGCAGGATGCTACAAAATATCATTTGTCCGCTCAGTTAAAAGATCCTGAAAGTTTAATCAGTGGGTTTTCAGATTTAGAAATTGATGAATATCCTGTAACTGCGGATGTTCAAATCCAGAATTGCATTAATACAAATATTGCCCCATATTTGAATGATTTAGCTAAAGTTGAAGCACAAATGTTGGCAGAGGAAGATCCTCATAGTGTTCAAAAAGTTATGAAACTGCATAAAGAAAAGATTCGGTTAAGGAAAAAAGGGGAGAAAACCGATGTATTAGATAAATTAAATGATGTCTCAATGTTTTTACAACCTTCTAAATTTCTCAATTATGTGAAGATGGACAATTCTACAGAATTCCGTCTCCACCAGTGTGAATGGGGAAATTTATTCCGAGCTTTAGGAATGATACATTTACCTGAAAAAATGGGAGTAATTACAAGAACGGATTTAACTATCAATAAACCTGCTACATCTGGAGTATTACTCTATGAGAAAAATAAATTTTCAGAAGAATTAAATGGACTATTTAAGTAATCTTTTTCAATACATGATTTCAATCAGAAAAATGGATCCAGAGAGATATGGAAGAAACCATATTTTCAGTGTTAAAAAAATATGGGAAGAATGCCAGATTGAGAAATATACAATCAAATTGAAGAGATTAAATTTGGAATGCTGGTTCATAATATGGCATTTAAGAACAGAAAGTTTTCTCCATAGCCTCAAATTCAAAAAAAGAGATTTTTGATAAGGTTTAATCTTTAGTCTTGCTTAATTATTCTCGTCCATTCCGCCGTCGACTTTAGACACTGCACACTTATGTGAATTGTCATGACAGCGCCTGCACATCTCGATTGTGCATGTCTCGCCCGTGCACGGGCCTTTTTCTTCCTTGCTCTTGTTTCCGTTTTCGATATTTGTATTCGCTGAATTTTCTTCCGGCATGTTGTAGTCCTCTTCGTCTGGTTATGTCCTATGAATTTTGATATGTGAATTGAACCTGGATCGCTCCTGTTCAATGATATATGATTTTGGCCGCCGGGATTTAACGGTTCCTTTTTTGATGTGGATCTGGGTTCACAGTGTGGTCATTTGGTTAATTTAACTTATTAAATTGATTTTTTATATGATCACTCTGTTCTTATGGTTGGTACATTGGGGATGATGATTAATTGTCAGTACAAATGTTCCGATCTTCAAAGGTCCTCGGATATCTGGATAAGATCACTACCTGAAAAACCCTCAAAATGAGCTTATTTTCGTCATTTGAATTAGGTTTTGAAGGGTGATCTAAAATAACTGCAATGTGCCGGTTTTAGCCCGATCAATGCCCGGATCGCATCGATATAACGG encodes the following:
- a CDS encoding DUF2240 family protein → MTLQMTIAAPFRNMGRNRLKKSEIVFYLAIDRHWMNREQAEKVISMADAEGLIRKEGDYYSIPEEFSKIDIPLGYKPSSEIFEKKDPVESLAAAIAEKNGIEINAVISEMNVLMEDEFDGNLLPEAAIVILAREYGVGFEEYLDELKKSIGKID
- a CDS encoding 30S ribosomal protein S6e gives rise to the protein MADFKVVLSDPKNGMAYNIEATGGMAGSLMGKSVGDVIKGDLLGFEGYSIEITGATDRTGIPARKDLPGAGKRRLLLSESTGFHPTYDGQRMRKTIRASEITGDFVQINAKVVEYGSKDLKSYFEPEEQPAEAAE
- the infB gene encoding translation initiation factor IF-2 gives rise to the protein MAKKKSQKKSNTGSASSSLRTPIACVLGHVDHGKTSLLDKIRGSSVVAKEEGAITQHIGATIIPLEAIEKMSGTEGKMHFDIPGLLFIDTPGHHAFTTLRARGGALADMAILVVDINEGFQPQTIEALHILKNFKTPFVVAATKIDRIHGWRVNENAPFLKCYKAQNERVQTDIENKTYEIVGKLSEEGINSERYDRIKDFSKNVAIVPVSGVTGEGVPDLLMVMIGLAQRYMTEGLSLSVEGPGIGTVLEVKEEKGLGTTLDVILYDGTLNVGDEIAVGGTNGVIETKVRSLLQPRPMQEILTEDKFERVKSVTAARGIKVAAPNLDDAVAGSPIKVIKGDRDEIVDSIIHEMEDIEVKLSDEGIYIKADTIGALEALSKELEEHNIPIMRAEVGPVSRHDIIEVGTVRNPLLSILLAFNTQLLPDAIDTLLDNSMKHVKVFQGGVIYHLIDDYLEWEENTRREIEKQTFEKLIMPAKIILLPDCIFRQSNPAVVGVRVLGGKLQSGINLVHLDGRKVGRIKQIKSGQDNIAEAGEGKEVAISIEGPTVGRQIDVGDQLFVDIPENHVKVIEKEMLGRLDPGMKEVLEEFTSMKRKDEPFWGK